One window from the genome of Plasmodium berghei ANKA genome assembly, chromosome: 3 encodes:
- a CDS encoding DEAD/DEAH box helicase, putative — protein sequence MIRNCDAGSLEENSTNYNIDICQNNEKKNFLNQDIQENFKNLENININNKNEVDKYDKINIIGKSKMSKSSHRIETNINHKIEKDNELDVSKYIHLSEHLQIRKDKQISMSAALNKYINDNINFIRSFGNNNKHLEKYPKNILNQFVDIGVKIRFLLYRDKIKKYKKSKKIVEKNADLEKDGKYKYCNIPSQTIPNLYEQDSNNSDSSCLLSDSSSNNDKKIVKNVNIKDCRNLNELTIDKDELNNFKHLEKNKNAYFRYIDSIYTKYAMINNMSISYFQNIQNIINKNSSDTNITDKVENEMNNIRKFFSNQENAKAIERNQNILRTDIINAMFGFNIISDTQCMKIPIKYVNSEYKEKEKKKLIKNDTIYENESISKNSDKEQHPFLSKLRNVKKEKKKMSTQNQDKNNYIKKKLDNAIDVNKKNKICEYIYELQKKNYKMNRKIKSLKQFILLDNWKGFKNHNIYINMIDQEKKENEKLFATLCYEQMSYINEKKQIILKREEKERLKLLRENNMDEYIKLIKNVKNKRIQEMLDITDKFLNNMSHSVLYQKGKTDVIISDFTKESINMRKKYYDVAHTIKNKILKQPSILIGGSLMQYQLDGLEWLVSLHNNNLNGILADEMGLGKTVQTISLFAYLKELKMCNIKNENNKNCETNNSSEIYNQIGKNIIIVPLSTLPNWINEFEKWCPTLKVITYKGNKNERKDINKILLENNYDICLTTFDIIIKEKNILGKISWNYIIIDEGHRIKNDNSKLHSILSLFISKYRILLTGTPLQNNMKELWALLNFLLPKIFSSSTDFEKWFSFPLYNEKNVYEIMTEEEELLIINRLHTILLPFMLRRLKKDVLEFLPKKYEYNIYVQLSLYQKVLYKQIENKSFKQVNSDGTLNTKSFQNTIMQLRKVVNHPFLFTYNYDINDFIIKSSGKFEVLDRMIPKLLKFKHKILLFCQMTKLMDILSDYFELRGYKYHRLDGSVSLSNRREIIDNFNESMFVNNSEEIFKNKDSDLLTQESKLDEPMIFILSTRSGSLGLNLQAADTVIIFDSDFNPHQDIQAMCRCHRIGQKNIVKVFRFITISSVEELVFQKAKDKLNINDKVIQAGLFNKIYNDNDRQKKLKNIIQKNQKYDPNLYPTNPIMLNEYMSRNPEELEYFLNFDREYFGEDLFSLLQSIRQKETQKSQFRYMSEDEIDEEKEKDEVDRVNDLGSDRVNDLGSDRVNDLGSDRVNDLGSDRVNETSVADEIERILIKSKKLICESDLPVHLFCEDIVETNEINFKRTRKVINSNLMYEEELTEDQFCKLIDPTPSQICSQNNIEYSTDIQDCMENEQTHKFELLEKETIDIELQDNNKKQKQIIKNEISEYIDNEDFTLNKTRSGIPNIENNYLEKNQRKDELENQNKQTDVEKEENVIRKRKGEEINISNFEKKYSEFSEPSNILSVSTKLQENEKKNKNKKRKKNSEDEI from the coding sequence ATGATCAGAAATTGCGATGCAGGAAGTTTAGAGGAAAATTCTACAAATTATAACATTGACATTTGCCAaaacaatgaaaaaaaaaattttttgaatcaAGATATACAAGAAAACTTCAAAAACttggaaaatattaatataaataataaaaatgaagtagacaaatatgataaaataaatattattggAAAAAGTAAAATGAGCAAATCTTCACACAGAATtgaaacaaatataaatcataaaatagaaaaagaCAATGAATTGGACGTGTCTAAATATATCCATTTAAGTGAGCATTTACAAATACGAAAAGATAAACAAATTTCTATGAGTGCAGcgttaaataaatatataaatgataacataaattttattagaaGTTTTggaaataacaataaacatttggaaaaatacccaaaaaatatattaaatcaaTTTGTTGATATAGGAGTAAAAATAAGATTTTTACTTTATAgagataaaattaaaaaatataaaaaatcaaaaaaaatagttgaaaaaaatgcagatttagaaaaagatggtaaatataaatattgtaaTATACCAAGCCAAACTATTccaaatttatatgaacaAGATTCAAACAATTCAGATAGTAGCTGTCTATTATCGGATTCTTCtagtaataatgataaaaaaatagtgaaaaatgtaaatattaaagATTGTCGAAATTTAAACGAATTAACAATTGATAAGGATGAattgaataattttaaacatttagaaaaaaataaaaatgcatattttcGATATATAgatagtatatatacaaaatacgcaatgattaataatatgagcatttcatattttcaaaatattcaaaatattataaataaaaatagttcAGATACGAATATAACAGATAAGGTGGAAAAcgaaatgaataatattagaAAGTTTTTTTCAAATCAAGAAAATGCTAAAGCAATTGAAAGAAATCAAAACATATTAAGAACTGATATTATAAATGCAATGTTTGGTTTTAACATAATAAGTGATACCCAATGTATGAAAATACCTAtcaaatatgtaaatagtgaatataaagaaaaagaaaaaaaaaaattaataaaaaatgatactatatatgaaaatgaatCAATTTCAAAAAACAGTGATAAAGAACAACATCCATTCTTGTCAAAGCTTagaaatgtaaaaaaagaaaaaaaaaaaatgagcaCACAAAAtcaagataaaaataattatataaaaaaaaaattagataATGCTATTGATgtaaataagaaaaataaaatatgtgaatacatatatgagttacaaaaaaaaaattataaaatgaatagaaaaataaaaagtttaaaacaatttatattattagacAACTGGAAAGGTTTTaaaaatcataatatatatataaatatgatagatcaagaaaaaaaagaaaatgaaaaattatttgcaACCTTATGTTATGAGCAAATGagttatataaatgaaaaaaaacaaattatattaaaaagagaagaaaaagaaagattaaaattattaagggaaaataatatggatgaatatatcaaattaataaaaaatgtgaaaaataaaagaatacAAGAAATGTTAGATATAACAGATAAATTTCTTAATAATATGTCACATTCTGTATTATATCAAAAAGGAAAAACAgatgttattatttctgATTTTACAAAAGAATCTATAAAtatgagaaaaaaatattatgatgtTGCACatacaattaaaaataaaattctaAAACAACCATCTATATTAATTGGAGGGAGTTTAATGCAATATCAATTAGACGGATTAGAATGGCTAGTTTCtttacataataataatttaaatggaATATTAGCAGATGAAATGGGATTAGGGAAAACTGTACAAACAATAAGTTTATTTGCTTATCTTAAAGAGTTAAAAATgtgtaatataaaaaacgaaaataacaaaaattgtGAAACTAATAATTCTtctgaaatatataatcaaattggaaaaaatataattattgtCCCATTATCTACTTTACCAAATTGGATAAATGAATTTGAGAAATGGTGCCCAACTTTAAAAGTTATAACTtataaaggaaataaaaatgaaagaaaagatattaacaaaatattattagaaaataattatgatatatgtttaactacatttgatattataattaaagagaaaaatatattaggaAAGATATCGtggaattatataataatagatgAAGGGcatagaataaaaaatgataattctAAACTTCATTCTATtctatcattatttatcaGTAAATATcgtatattattaacagGTACTcctttacaaaataatatgaaagaATTGTGGGctcttttaaattttttacttccaaaaatattttcttcatctacagattttgaaaaatggttttcatttccattatataatgaaaaaaatgtatatgaaattatgacagaagaagaagaactacttattattaatagatTGCATACTATCCTTTTACCTTTTATGCTTAGACGTTTGAAAAAAGATGTATTAGAATTTCTGcccaaaaaatatgaatataatatatatgtacaattatcattatatcagaaagtattatataaacaaatagaaaataaaagttttAAACAAGTTAATTCAGATGGTACattaaatacaaaatcATTTCAAAATACGATTATGCAATTGCGTAAGGTTGTTAATcatccatttttatttacatataattatgacattaatgattttataattaaatcgAGTGGTAAATTTGAAGTATTAGATAGAATGATAcctaaattattaaaattcaaacataaaatcttattattttgtcaAATGACAAAACTAATGGATATACTTTCTGATTATTTTGAACTTCGAggatataaatatcataGACTTGATGGTAGTGTTAGTTTATCAAATCGTAGAGAAATTATAgataattttaatgaatcaatgtttgtaaataattctgaagaaatatttaaaaataaagattcAGATTTATTAACTCAAGAATCTAAATTAGATGAACCtatgatatttatattgtcTACAAGATCTGGAAGTTTGGGACTAAATTTACAAGCAGCAGATACTGtaattatatttgataGCGATTTTAATCCACATCAAGATATACAAGCAATGTGTAGATGCCATAGAATAGggcaaaaaaatattgtaaaaGTTTTCCGATTTATCACTATTTCAAGTGTAGAAGAATTAGTTTTTCAAAAAGCAAAAGATAAACtcaatataaatgataaagtTATACAAGCAGggttatttaataaaatatataatgataatgatagacaaaaaaaattaaaaaatattattcaaaaaaatcaaaaatatgaCCCCAATTTATACCCAACTAATCCTATCATGCTCAATGAATATATGAGTCGAAACCCAGAGGAACTCGAATATTTTCTCAATTTTGACAGGGAATATTTTGGAGAGGATCTATTTTCACTTTTGCAATCCATTCGTCAGAAGGAAACACAAAAGTCGCAGTTTCGATACATGAGCGAGGATGAAATTGACGAGGAAAAGGAAAAAGACGAGGTTGACCGAGTTAACGATTTGGGTTCTGACCGAGTTAACGATTTGGGTTCTGACCGAGTTAACGATTTGGGTTCTGACCGAGTTAATGATTTGGGTTCTGACCGAGTTAATGAAACAAGTGTGGCTGACGAAATCGAACGAATCCTAATAAAATCGAAGAAGTTAATATGCGAGTCAGATTTGCCAgttcatttattttgtgaGGACATTGTTGaaacaaatgaaataaattttaagaGAACGCGAAAAGTAATTAATTCTAATCTTATGTATGAAGAAGAACTAACAGAGGATCAGTTTTGTAAACTAATAGATCCAACTCCTTCTCAAATTTGCtctcaaaataatatagagTATTCTACTGATATTCAAGATTGTATGGAAAATGAACAAACTCACAAGTTTGAACttttagaaaaagaaacaaTTGATATCGAACTTcaagataataataagaaaCAGAAacaaatcataaaaaatgaaatatctgaatatatagataatgAAGATTTCacattaaataaaacaagaAGCGGCATAccaaatatagaaaataattacctcgaaaaaaatcaaaGAAAAGATGAATTGGAAAATCAGAACAAACAAACTGATGtagaaaaagaagaaaatgttATTAGAAAACGAAAGGGTgaggaaataaatatcagcaattttgaaaaaaaatattcagaGTTTTCTGAACCATCTAATATATTAAGTGTTTCAACAAAATTacaagaaaatgaaaaaaaaaataaaaacaaaaaaaggaaaaaaaatagtgaGGATGAAATCTAA